A genomic region of Aeropyrum pernix K1 contains the following coding sequences:
- a CDS encoding arsenate reductase (azurin) small subunit, translating to MSRSDNGGEDKGLRITRREFLAAAGAGAAAFIVGAVVGSTAFPREKEVVKPGPTQTVTATATETATVTETQTQVQLVEKKYPKVKIANVSELREGQPVFKEYIGHRIVVIKLGEEAVNGVGPDKDIVAFSMLCTHMGGFLIFDGNTKTLICPLHFSQFDPSRGGQPVVGHATEYLPQVILEYDEASGDIFAVGFTALVYGRYDNLQGVKA from the coding sequence GTGTCCAGGAGTGATAATGGTGGGGAAGATAAGGGTCTACGTATAACCAGGAGAGAATTTCTTGCCGCTGCTGGTGCTGGCGCCGCTGCATTCATAGTGGGAGCTGTTGTAGGGAGCACTGCATTCCCGAGGGAAAAGGAGGTTGTGAAGCCTGGGCCGACGCAGACTGTCACGGCCACCGCGACTGAGACTGCTACTGTCACTGAGACCCAAACTCAGGTTCAGCTTGTGGAGAAAAAGTATCCCAAGGTTAAGATTGCAAACGTTAGCGAGCTCAGGGAGGGGCAGCCTGTTTTCAAGGAGTACATTGGCCATAGGATTGTAGTTATAAAGCTTGGGGAGGAGGCTGTCAACGGTGTCGGGCCTGACAAGGATATTGTAGCTTTCAGCATGCTATGCACCCACATGGGCGGTTTCCTCATATTCGACGGTAACACAAAGACATTGATTTGCCCCCTACACTTCTCCCAGTTCGACCCGTCTAGGGGTGGACAGCCTGTGGTAGGCCACGCGACCGAATATCTACCACAGGTTATCCTTGAGTATGACGAGGCCTCGGGCGACATTTTTGCAGTCGGTTTCACGGCCCTAGTGTACGGCCGTTACGACAACCTGCAGGGGGTGAAGGCGTGA
- the trpA gene encoding tryptophan synthase subunit alpha — translation MAIARPGFSVYLTIAWPSPDTFLEIASTLKGCVDYLELGIPTPKPLYDGPTIRLTHLKAVESGYSGPKTLSLAEEASQEAGVPYIVMAYATEQPWSFSEVLREASRKGALSVLPPDLPFELPGHVEWYVEESRRLGMEPSLFASPKFPHRWLDRYRRLDPLLIYLGLQPATGVKLPLAFLRNVKTARKIVGQVYMLAGFSIKSPEDALRVLEAGADAVVVGSEVARLVSSGRLGEARHLACSIRAAISERGG, via the coding sequence ATGGCTATAGCTAGGCCCGGCTTTTCAGTGTACCTCACAATAGCCTGGCCTAGCCCCGACACGTTCCTCGAGATCGCCTCGACCCTGAAAGGTTGTGTAGACTATCTGGAGCTAGGAATACCCACGCCCAAGCCGCTCTACGACGGGCCTACCATAAGGCTCACACACCTCAAAGCAGTCGAGTCCGGCTACTCAGGGCCAAAAACCCTCAGCCTAGCCGAGGAGGCTTCTCAAGAGGCCGGAGTCCCATATATAGTGATGGCCTACGCCACCGAACAGCCGTGGAGCTTCAGCGAAGTACTGAGGGAAGCTTCCAGAAAAGGGGCATTAAGCGTTCTCCCTCCGGACCTCCCCTTCGAGCTGCCTGGCCATGTGGAATGGTACGTTGAGGAGTCTAGGCGGCTCGGCATGGAACCGAGTCTCTTCGCCTCACCCAAATTCCCACACCGCTGGCTAGACAGGTATAGGAGACTGGACCCTCTCCTCATATACCTGGGCCTTCAGCCAGCTACAGGGGTGAAGCTGCCACTAGCCTTTCTGCGCAACGTGAAGACTGCTAGGAAGATAGTTGGGCAGGTGTACATGCTAGCCGGCTTCAGCATCAAAAGCCCTGAAGACGCTCTAAGGGTCCTAGAGGCGGGTGCAGACGCCGTCGTTGTGGGATCAGAAGTTGCACGCCTAGTCTCGTCCGGCAGGCTAGGGGAGGCTCGCCACTTAGCCTGTAGCATACGCGCAGCCATAAGTGAGAGAGGTGGCTAG
- a CDS encoding CopG family ribbon-helix-helix protein, with translation MVTVVSVSLPDHLVRKVDRAVEEYGFKSRSDLIKTALQTFLEDEDNKSSGSYRLIVVLSDHKSSPYVDKNIVGLIHSYSEELIALYHQILQGPYCITIAVVGGKDDWRTIVKKLRSLSGVLSVQSLPV, from the coding sequence GTGGTAACAGTAGTCAGCGTAAGCCTGCCAGACCATTTAGTGAGGAAGGTTGACAGGGCCGTAGAGGAGTACGGCTTCAAAAGCAGAAGTGACCTCATAAAGACGGCTCTCCAAACGTTCCTGGAAGATGAGGATAACAAGTCCTCAGGCAGCTACCGGCTCATCGTGGTACTCAGCGACCACAAGTCGAGTCCATATGTTGACAAGAACATAGTGGGGCTCATACACTCGTATAGTGAGGAGCTCATAGCACTCTACCACCAGATACTTCAAGGCCCCTACTGTATAACAATAGCCGTAGTAGGAGGTAAAGACGACTGGAGAACTATCGTTAAAAAGTTGAGGAGCCTGAGCGGAGTGCTTAGCGTACAGTCGTTACCAGTGTAG
- a CDS encoding arsenate reductase (azurin) large subunit: MVYPRMGRVPLPPKGAQHYTTMCQFCNVGCGYDVYVWPAGAEGSPEPGGHGIEYKIVDEAYGRNLVKQPDFTKEHTGLSAEEGEPWISEAMVVKTIRRTWERGRGTGGWREVYVAQVPSPECPINWGNHSVRGGTQAERIWSPWNIAGERRLTKPLVRFGGRLEPVSWEYAIDLVARVVKGVIDKWGIERPGWGKEGHAVFAHRMDHGGGGGGGMIFNTVVGLFFFYGVRTAFARIHNRPFFGPENPAAGDAGPGAMNTSYHDLRLADTIILWGNNPYSTATVMFVKHVLDNLRGATKAEKQRWFNPGEPVIDSRIIIVDPRRTETVEAAEAAAGKDRVLHLQVKPGTDIVLANAIARVIYERYGDVVEEFVNHYRSAAGWGFKWDEEGFQKYVSEALQVGEETLDEVLAEAESITGVPRDKIELAAKWIAERKEGGYPKRVWLMYEKGIIWNQNYRSIYSLFDLCMIAGATRGLPGCGCQRQGGHQEGFASPAPPPPPWTDERHHIAYPDKSLYDEYYNTKYPRADFYMPTTDFRLANGEGKVLWVIDMDNYRLAPNSQRLKAVVGDRAWRVTRYVFAEAYANVGGKESEPNYDPNALEPVITTPPSSREYAEKVLQALEETGGLFVIVEDIYPTFMVEDAHVVLPAAFNNGEWPDVRMGVHERRFRIADAWLDPPGEAKPDWWILANVAKRIVELYEEEGRGGDPVAERFRKAFKPIWDAMEANARDPTVEVENEIFKTYIANADEAYARLGVHWEVQYWTPEFKKLDLNILRKLRTIGTVLPITKLDVKPDGTIEVRGVVNIMEPALNDTYREEVVVVKPDGTIVRRIEVVPSNETVRSYVPGHLKPWPAVWDKYPPYVDELIRKGYKYWVVNGRYNAIWQTGYADPNVVEIMARHPMNIVQVNPEDAAKEGLENGDIVVIYNDYGSTTAMVWVTRVVAPGTIFLIMAHPKAVGANAVTTPSVDPAAQNPDYKLTLANLRKIGRADETIIKKVTFKDIRFAVR; encoded by the coding sequence ATGGTCTACCCGAGGATGGGGAGAGTACCTCTACCCCCAAAGGGGGCCCAGCACTACACAACTATGTGCCAGTTCTGCAACGTGGGCTGCGGCTACGATGTGTACGTATGGCCCGCCGGTGCTGAGGGGTCCCCGGAGCCAGGTGGACACGGTATAGAGTATAAGATAGTCGACGAGGCTTACGGGAGGAACCTGGTAAAGCAGCCCGACTTCACAAAGGAGCACACAGGCCTCAGCGCCGAGGAGGGTGAGCCCTGGATATCCGAGGCTATGGTAGTCAAGACGATAAGGAGAACCTGGGAGAGGGGTAGAGGGACAGGAGGCTGGAGGGAGGTTTACGTCGCGCAGGTTCCGAGCCCCGAGTGCCCCATAAACTGGGGCAACCACTCGGTGAGAGGCGGTACCCAGGCAGAGAGGATATGGAGCCCCTGGAACATCGCTGGGGAGAGGAGGCTCACTAAGCCCCTGGTCAGGTTCGGTGGGAGGCTAGAGCCCGTTTCCTGGGAGTATGCTATAGACCTTGTTGCAAGGGTTGTCAAGGGAGTTATCGACAAGTGGGGGATAGAGAGGCCAGGGTGGGGTAAGGAAGGGCACGCAGTCTTCGCCCACCGTATGGACCACGGTGGCGGCGGCGGTGGCGGTATGATCTTCAACACAGTCGTCGGCCTGTTCTTCTTCTACGGCGTGAGAACAGCATTCGCCAGAATACATAACCGGCCCTTCTTCGGGCCCGAGAACCCTGCGGCAGGCGATGCAGGACCCGGCGCCATGAATACCTCCTACCACGACCTCAGGCTTGCCGACACGATAATACTGTGGGGTAATAATCCCTACTCCACTGCGACTGTCATGTTCGTGAAACACGTCCTCGACAATCTAAGGGGCGCCACCAAGGCTGAGAAGCAGAGGTGGTTTAACCCCGGAGAGCCCGTGATAGATAGTAGGATAATAATTGTTGATCCGAGGAGGACGGAGACTGTTGAAGCAGCTGAAGCTGCCGCGGGTAAGGACAGGGTGTTGCACCTTCAGGTGAAGCCGGGCACTGACATAGTGCTCGCGAACGCGATAGCCAGAGTCATTTACGAGAGATACGGTGATGTTGTGGAGGAGTTTGTCAACCACTATAGATCAGCTGCCGGCTGGGGGTTCAAATGGGATGAGGAGGGCTTCCAGAAGTATGTTTCGGAGGCGCTACAGGTCGGCGAGGAGACGTTGGATGAGGTCCTCGCCGAGGCCGAGAGCATAACAGGAGTGCCGAGGGACAAGATAGAACTAGCCGCCAAATGGATAGCCGAGAGGAAGGAGGGAGGATACCCCAAGAGAGTATGGTTAATGTACGAGAAGGGGATAATATGGAACCAGAACTACAGATCCATCTACAGCCTATTCGACCTATGCATGATAGCTGGAGCAACGAGAGGTCTCCCGGGATGTGGCTGCCAGAGGCAGGGAGGGCACCAGGAGGGCTTCGCCAGCCCAGCGCCCCCACCACCGCCATGGACCGATGAGAGGCATCACATAGCTTATCCGGACAAGAGCCTCTACGACGAGTACTATAACACGAAATACCCGAGAGCCGACTTCTACATGCCAACAACTGATTTCAGGCTGGCTAACGGTGAGGGTAAGGTTCTCTGGGTCATTGACATGGACAACTACAGGCTCGCGCCTAACTCCCAGAGGCTCAAGGCAGTCGTGGGAGATAGGGCATGGAGGGTAACAAGGTATGTGTTCGCCGAAGCCTACGCCAACGTGGGAGGGAAAGAGTCGGAGCCCAACTACGACCCCAATGCTCTGGAGCCGGTGATAACGACCCCGCCGTCCTCCAGGGAGTATGCCGAGAAGGTGCTCCAGGCCCTTGAAGAGACTGGAGGCCTCTTCGTCATAGTCGAGGACATCTACCCGACCTTCATGGTTGAAGACGCCCACGTAGTACTCCCTGCAGCGTTCAACAATGGAGAGTGGCCCGACGTCAGAATGGGGGTTCACGAGAGGAGGTTCAGGATAGCAGACGCCTGGCTCGACCCGCCGGGAGAGGCTAAGCCCGACTGGTGGATACTCGCGAACGTAGCTAAGAGGATAGTCGAGCTATACGAAGAAGAGGGTAGAGGTGGCGACCCAGTCGCAGAGAGGTTCAGAAAGGCCTTTAAGCCTATATGGGACGCCATGGAAGCCAACGCTAGGGATCCGACGGTTGAGGTTGAGAACGAGATCTTCAAAACCTACATAGCCAACGCCGACGAAGCCTATGCAAGGCTGGGAGTCCACTGGGAGGTCCAGTACTGGACGCCGGAGTTCAAGAAGCTCGACCTGAACATACTGAGGAAGCTCAGGACCATCGGCACCGTACTGCCGATAACTAAGCTAGACGTGAAGCCAGACGGCACAATCGAGGTCAGAGGAGTGGTAAACATCATGGAGCCCGCCCTAAACGACACCTACCGGGAGGAAGTGGTTGTTGTGAAGCCAGACGGCACCATAGTCAGGAGGATCGAAGTCGTACCTTCCAACGAGACTGTTAGAAGCTACGTCCCAGGCCACCTAAAACCGTGGCCAGCAGTATGGGATAAGTACCCGCCGTATGTGGACGAGCTGATAAGGAAGGGCTATAAGTACTGGGTTGTCAACGGTAGGTACAACGCTATATGGCAGACAGGCTATGCAGACCCCAACGTCGTAGAAATTATGGCTAGACACCCGATGAACATCGTCCAGGTCAACCCGGAGGACGCTGCGAAGGAAGGTCTTGAGAACGGCGACATAGTTGTAATCTATAACGACTATGGTTCCACGACAGCCATGGTATGGGTAACGAGGGTGGTAGCGCCGGGCACGATATTCCTCATAATGGCCCATCCGAAAGCGGTAGGTGCAAACGCTGTAACGACGCCAAGCGTTGACCCGGCAGCACAGAACCCCGACTACAAGCTCACCCTAGCAAATCTGAGGAAGATAGGCAGGGCTGACGAGACGATTATAAAGAAAGTTACGTTCAAGGACATAAGATTTGCCGTTCGCTAG
- a CDS encoding TlpA family protein disulfide reductase — protein sequence MGARQAVIVTAAIVLLLVAGYTAYTIAIPRAAGHSEEVLEREASFSLTTIDGEVISLNNVGGDVVILWFMAAWCPSCVYMADLLDRLTEKYREISVIAIDFWTAEALKALGLNKPGYPPPDTPEMFRKFIANYGDPSWIMVMDDGSLVEKFNVRSIDYIVIMDKSSNVLYAGTTPSLGELESVIKSVQGG from the coding sequence ATGGGCGCCAGGCAAGCTGTTATTGTTACCGCCGCTATAGTTCTCCTGCTAGTAGCTGGATATACAGCATACACCATAGCTATCCCTCGAGCCGCCGGGCATTCGGAGGAGGTGCTGGAGCGAGAGGCTTCGTTTTCACTGACAACTATCGACGGGGAAGTAATCAGCCTTAATAATGTTGGAGGCGATGTTGTTATCCTCTGGTTTATGGCAGCCTGGTGCCCCTCGTGCGTATATATGGCTGATTTATTAGACAGGCTCACCGAAAAATACAGGGAAATAAGCGTCATTGCTATTGACTTTTGGACAGCAGAAGCGCTGAAGGCTCTAGGTCTAAACAAGCCAGGCTACCCACCACCAGACACGCCGGAGATGTTCCGTAAATTTATAGCCAACTATGGTGACCCTTCGTGGATCATGGTTATGGATGACGGCAGCTTAGTGGAAAAGTTCAATGTCAGAAGTATTGACTATATTGTAATCATGGATAAGTCCAGCAACGTTCTCTACGCTGGTACAACGCCTAGCCTTGGCGAGCTAGAGTCTGTCATAAAAAGTGTCCAAGGAGGGTGA
- the trpD gene encoding anthranilate phosphoribosyltransferase translates to MVNSFEKSRFLLVKKLLEGEPLTPGEAAQLAQAMLDPSFDNSLKAAALAALRVRGEQPGEVVGFARALRDRAVRVEYGGEVLLDTAGTGGDGLSTLNASTAAALVAASLGVPTAKHGNRSFSSKSGSADVMEMLGYNINHRADRAVRMLSTLGFTFLYAPNYHPAMKAVVPVRRKLATRTIFNLVGPLANPAFNNVQVIGVARRSLMPVIASAASLLGYDAVLVVHGDPGMDEVSVTGETKILEVRRGRIEEYSITPEDLGLPITGLKELRVANAVESAERVRRALSGRGRRSDEAFIAANAAAALYVAGFEKDLKGAAEAAVQAIREGRPAALLEKAVKASLGM, encoded by the coding sequence ATGGTAAATAGTTTTGAAAAGTCTCGCTTCCTCCTTGTTAAAAAGCTCCTTGAAGGCGAGCCTCTGACCCCTGGGGAGGCCGCTCAACTTGCCCAAGCCATGCTCGACCCCTCCTTCGACAACTCCCTCAAAGCAGCCGCCTTAGCGGCATTGAGGGTTAGAGGCGAGCAGCCTGGCGAGGTTGTAGGGTTTGCAAGGGCTCTTAGGGATAGAGCTGTTAGAGTTGAGTACGGTGGCGAGGTACTCTTGGATACCGCTGGCACCGGAGGCGACGGACTGAGCACACTCAACGCCAGCACTGCTGCTGCGCTGGTAGCGGCGAGCCTAGGGGTGCCGACAGCTAAGCACGGGAACAGGAGTTTCTCAAGCAAGAGCGGAAGCGCCGATGTAATGGAGATGCTGGGCTACAATATAAATCATAGGGCTGATAGGGCTGTCAGAATGCTTTCTACACTGGGTTTCACCTTCCTCTATGCCCCGAACTATCACCCTGCTATGAAGGCTGTGGTGCCTGTAAGGAGAAAGCTCGCTACGCGAACGATATTTAACCTAGTGGGCCCGTTAGCAAACCCTGCCTTCAACAACGTTCAGGTGATAGGTGTTGCTAGGAGGAGCCTAATGCCAGTTATTGCAAGTGCAGCATCGCTCCTAGGCTATGATGCAGTCCTTGTCGTTCATGGAGACCCCGGGATGGATGAGGTAAGTGTTACGGGAGAGACCAAAATCCTGGAGGTTAGGAGGGGTAGGATAGAAGAGTATAGTATTACGCCCGAAGACCTGGGCCTGCCTATAACAGGTTTGAAGGAGCTTAGAGTCGCAAACGCTGTTGAGAGTGCAGAGAGGGTTAGGAGAGCCCTCTCCGGTAGGGGCAGGAGGAGTGATGAGGCTTTTATAGCTGCTAACGCTGCGGCAGCTCTCTATGTCGCAGGGTTTGAGAAAGACTTGAAGGGTGCTGCAGAGGCTGCAGTACAGGCTATAAGAGAGGGCAGGCCTGCGGCACTGCTGGAGAAGGCTGTCAAGGCCTCCCTGGGGATGTGA
- a CDS encoding Lrp/AsnC family transcriptional regulator: MGDILSLRSRGIDAIDIEILRILANDCTTAINKISQAVGVSVPNVRKRIRRLKALGVIKGCKASIDPEVLGALTYLILFQAPEGEDGNTDISAVKSSEIERIFYSSKRGFGAVLARTLDPGGVDEIVRRIEKAGFQVENTIFIDREVGDEPWVPEKPLTKVQAKCSFCQSIIVGRPYTVVLDDGRILVFHNERCAEAYFKLNLDKGRLKG, translated from the coding sequence GTGGGTGACATATTGAGCCTAAGATCACGGGGGATCGATGCAATCGACATTGAGATTTTGAGAATACTTGCCAATGACTGTACCACAGCCATTAACAAAATATCCCAAGCCGTAGGGGTCAGCGTTCCAAACGTGAGGAAAAGAATAAGGAGGTTAAAGGCGCTGGGCGTCATTAAAGGCTGTAAGGCTTCAATAGACCCCGAGGTCCTCGGAGCCCTAACCTACCTAATACTATTCCAGGCTCCAGAGGGCGAGGACGGCAATACAGACATCTCCGCCGTCAAATCCAGCGAGATAGAAAGGATCTTCTACTCGTCTAAGCGAGGTTTCGGGGCAGTGCTAGCAAGAACTCTAGATCCTGGAGGTGTTGACGAGATTGTAAGAAGAATTGAGAAGGCAGGCTTCCAGGTTGAAAACACAATATTCATCGACAGGGAAGTTGGAGACGAGCCCTGGGTACCTGAGAAACCACTTACAAAAGTTCAAGCTAAATGCTCCTTCTGCCAGAGCATTATAGTCGGTAGGCCATATACTGTTGTGCTGGACGACGGTAGGATCCTCGTGTTTCACAACGAGAGATGCGCTGAAGCCTATTTCAAACTAAATTTAGACAAAGGTAGGCTTAAGGGTTGA
- a CDS encoding anthranilate synthase component I family protein → MPSPPEPPLHWRDCRLEPILGFPRPRELAKSLEVQGEEWIALLESGGGLQHRSRYSFLAWGRRKSSETDAIRAYEELERLADDKCRALPCRSPTFFLVSYEAVVGEEPWLSRLVGRHEWPGMTAFSPEYVVVYDHAGGRVSVCPGDTPLPAPASRKESFSAEGPTYETSRKGFEAMVADALERIRAGEAFQVVLSRVERYRVWGSLFSAYERLADANPSPYLYYARLGGRVIIGSSPELLVKLEAGRVETHPIAGTRPRGSTPIEDIELEVELLNDEKERAEHVMLVDLARNDITRVSIPGTVQVTSFMDIERYETVMHIVSRVEGVTRPSTTFVEALKALHPAGTVSGAPKPRAMEIIAELEEEARGPYAGAIGVAGSSAGEAAIVLRSAWLLDDGETLEARAGAGIVYDSKPEREYMETVQKLGSLKRALGVDMCG, encoded by the coding sequence TTGCCTTCACCCCCAGAGCCTCCCCTCCACTGGAGGGACTGTAGGCTAGAGCCTATCCTAGGATTTCCTAGGCCTAGGGAGCTAGCCAAGTCACTTGAAGTCCAGGGGGAGGAGTGGATAGCACTCCTTGAGAGTGGGGGAGGCCTACAGCATAGGAGCAGGTACTCTTTCCTAGCGTGGGGCAGGAGAAAGTCGAGTGAAACAGACGCTATCAGGGCGTATGAGGAACTCGAGCGCTTAGCGGACGATAAGTGCAGGGCGCTGCCTTGCCGCAGCCCCACGTTCTTTCTGGTATCCTATGAGGCTGTTGTCGGTGAGGAGCCGTGGCTATCGCGGCTGGTTGGTAGGCATGAGTGGCCAGGTATGACAGCCTTCTCCCCTGAATATGTTGTAGTCTACGATCACGCAGGGGGAAGGGTGTCGGTTTGCCCAGGTGACACCCCCCTTCCGGCGCCGGCGAGTAGGAAAGAGAGTTTCTCGGCGGAAGGCCCTACCTATGAGACCTCCAGGAAAGGGTTCGAAGCTATGGTCGCTGACGCGTTGGAGAGGATCAGGGCTGGAGAGGCTTTCCAGGTAGTGTTATCCAGGGTTGAGAGGTATAGGGTCTGGGGGAGCCTGTTTAGCGCGTATGAGAGGCTCGCCGATGCCAACCCTAGTCCCTACCTATACTACGCTAGGCTGGGCGGCAGGGTTATCATAGGGAGTAGCCCGGAGCTCCTGGTCAAGCTGGAGGCGGGCAGAGTTGAGACTCACCCGATAGCTGGTACCAGGCCTCGCGGCTCAACGCCCATTGAGGACATCGAGTTAGAAGTAGAGTTGTTGAACGACGAGAAGGAGAGGGCAGAGCATGTGATGCTTGTTGACCTGGCTAGGAACGATATAACCCGTGTATCGATCCCTGGAACCGTACAGGTAACAAGCTTCATGGATATCGAGAGATACGAGACTGTAATGCATATAGTAAGCAGGGTTGAAGGAGTGACAAGGCCCAGCACCACATTCGTCGAAGCCCTTAAAGCCCTCCACCCTGCAGGCACGGTTAGCGGAGCGCCAAAGCCTAGGGCCATGGAAATTATAGCCGAACTAGAGGAAGAGGCCAGGGGCCCCTACGCAGGAGCCATAGGAGTAGCGGGTTCTAGCGCGGGCGAGGCGGCCATAGTGCTGAGGAGCGCCTGGCTCCTAGATGACGGGGAGACCTTGGAAGCTAGAGCTGGCGCCGGGATAGTCTATGATAGCAAGCCCGAGAGAGAGTACATGGAGACTGTCCAGAAACTCGGAAGCCTAAAGAGGGCTCTGGGGGTGGATATGTGTGGCTGA
- a CDS encoding TrpB-like pyridoxal phosphate-dependent enzyme, whose translation MVSVPLRWYNIAADLPEPLPPLRDPEGLREESRIALLSRILPSRLIEDEYILARWVDIPGEVRKALARIGRPTPLIRAEGLEKVLGVKGRVRIYYKSEAVLPTGSHKINTAIAQAYYAKLDGAKEIVTETGAGQWGLAASTAAALMGLKATVFMTASSFKSKIQRRLLMEAQGARVISSPSKLTDTGREALEEYGSTHPGSLGLAIAEAVEYTLESGDRRYLPGSVLEAVLMHQTVIGLEALDQLPEEPDVVVACVGGGSNFGGFTYPMIGARLRGEGFEKTRFIAAESTAAPKLTRGEYRYDGLDSSLILPLAKMYTLGHRYTPPPSHAAGLRYHGVSPSLSILRRLGLVEAEAIPQEEALASILLMARSEGVVPAPESSHAVALAARIARKLPDGSVVAFNLSGHGLLDLDALQKALEIRGASMW comes from the coding sequence ATGGTGTCAGTTCCCCTTAGATGGTATAATATTGCCGCCGACCTGCCGGAGCCGCTGCCTCCTTTAAGGGATCCCGAGGGGTTGCGGGAGGAGAGTAGGATCGCTCTCCTCTCGAGGATCCTGCCGTCTAGGTTGATAGAGGATGAGTACATCCTGGCGAGGTGGGTTGACATTCCCGGCGAGGTGAGGAAGGCACTAGCCAGGATTGGCAGGCCTACCCCTCTCATCAGGGCCGAAGGGCTGGAGAAGGTCCTCGGGGTGAAAGGTAGGGTTCGGATATATTATAAGAGTGAGGCCGTTCTACCTACGGGGAGCCACAAGATTAACACGGCCATAGCCCAGGCCTATTACGCTAAGCTAGACGGAGCTAAAGAGATTGTGACAGAAACTGGAGCAGGCCAATGGGGGTTAGCGGCCTCCACTGCCGCAGCATTAATGGGTTTGAAGGCTACAGTGTTCATGACTGCCAGCAGCTTCAAGTCGAAGATCCAGAGGAGACTTCTCATGGAGGCCCAGGGCGCTAGAGTGATCTCTAGCCCGAGCAAGCTTACTGACACAGGCAGGGAGGCCTTGGAGGAGTATGGTAGCACCCACCCGGGTAGCCTTGGCCTTGCTATAGCAGAGGCTGTGGAGTACACCCTGGAATCAGGGGACCGACGCTACCTACCTGGGAGCGTGCTGGAGGCAGTCCTTATGCACCAGACCGTCATAGGCTTAGAGGCTCTGGATCAGCTCCCCGAGGAGCCTGACGTTGTTGTAGCGTGTGTGGGAGGGGGCAGCAACTTTGGAGGCTTCACATACCCCATGATAGGGGCCCGGCTCAGGGGCGAAGGCTTTGAGAAGACAAGGTTCATAGCGGCTGAGAGCACCGCCGCGCCGAAGCTCACAAGAGGCGAGTACAGGTACGACGGCCTAGACTCCAGCCTCATCCTCCCCCTAGCGAAGATGTACACTCTAGGACACCGCTACACTCCACCTCCCAGCCACGCAGCGGGCCTCCGCTACCACGGGGTGTCCCCGAGCCTCAGCATCCTACGCCGTCTCGGCCTGGTTGAGGCGGAAGCAATACCCCAAGAGGAGGCTCTCGCGTCAATACTGCTTATGGCGCGGAGTGAGGGGGTGGTCCCAGCCCCTGAGAGCAGCCATGCCGTCGCGTTGGCTGCCAGAATCGCTAGAAAACTGCCTGATGGTTCTGTAGTCGCGTTTAACCTTAGCGGCCACGGCCTCCTAGATCTGGACGCCCTTCAGAAGGCTTTAGAGATAAGAGGTGCTTCTATGTGGTGA
- a CDS encoding anthranilate synthase component II: MADTKVLVIDNYDSFVYNIVDVLARLGAESIVLRNDEVSPKIARRLKPDRIVISPGPGNPLNPRDSGRAPDIVREMARNTPVLGICLGHQIIGLLYGAKVERAPKPMHGKTSPVEHYGHKLYRGVPRVFQAMRYHSLAVYDPPEELQVDSVSLDDKVIMGISHAELPVYGVQFHPESIGTPHGEVIVRNFLDDPWP, encoded by the coding sequence GTGGCTGACACGAAGGTGCTGGTCATAGACAACTACGATAGCTTCGTTTACAACATTGTAGATGTGCTGGCGAGGCTCGGAGCCGAGAGTATAGTGCTTAGAAATGATGAGGTGTCACCTAAAATCGCCAGGAGGCTGAAACCGGATAGAATTGTGATAAGCCCCGGACCCGGGAACCCGTTAAACCCTCGTGATTCCGGCAGAGCGCCTGATATAGTGAGGGAGATGGCGAGGAACACTCCCGTCCTGGGCATCTGCCTCGGCCACCAAATCATCGGGCTCCTATATGGCGCGAAGGTAGAGAGGGCTCCCAAACCAATGCATGGGAAGACTAGTCCTGTGGAACACTACGGTCACAAGCTATACAGAGGAGTCCCTAGGGTGTTCCAGGCTATGCGCTACCACAGCCTAGCAGTATACGACCCTCCCGAGGAACTACAAGTCGATAGCGTCAGTTTGGACGACAAGGTAATCATGGGTATAAGCCACGCCGAGTTACCTGTCTACGGAGTCCAATTCCACCCCGAAAGCATAGGCACCCCCCACGGAGAGGTCATAGTGAGAAACTTCCTAGACGATCCCTGGCCGTGA